One Vespa crabro chromosome 1, iyVesCrab1.2, whole genome shotgun sequence genomic region harbors:
- the LOC124431129 gene encoding profilin, with the protein MSWQDYVDKQLLASRCVTKAAIAGHDGNLWAKSEGFEVSKEELAKLVQGFAEQDILTSSGVTLAGNRYIYLSGTDRVIRAKLGKVGVHCMKTTQAVVVSLYEDPIQPQQAASVVEKLGDYLVSCGY; encoded by the exons ATGAGCTGGCAGGATTACGTTGATAAGCAGCTGCTCGCATCGAGGTGCGTTACCAAAGCTGCTATCGCTGGACATGATGGCAACCTGTGGGCAAAGTCCGAAGGCTTCGAA GTGAGCAAAGAGGAGCTTGCGAAGTTGGTACAAGGCTTCGCGGAACAAGATATTCTAACGTCGTCGGGGGTTACCTTAGCCGGCAATAGGTACATATACTTGTCGGGTACGGATCGTGTGATAAGGGCAAAACTCGGAAAAGTTGGCGTCCACTGCATGAAGACGACGCAAGCCGTAGTCGTTTCCCTTTACGAGGACCCAATACAACCACAGCAAGCCGCGTCTGTCGTTGAAAAACTCGGCGACTACCTCGTGTCCTGCGGCTATTAG
- the LOC124427306 gene encoding nucleolar protein 10 yields MQASCPNNVKIYNLSVGKSLPEWLSERKKRNLIKKNVDIRRRIELIQDFDMPEVSTSIKLSKDGQYILATGIYKPRVKCFDVNNLSLKFERCFDSEVITFEVLSNDYSKIVFLQCDRNIEFHAAHGKYHRLRIPRFGRDLKYHYPSCDLFVVGVSNEIYRINLERGQFLQSFESEASALNKCEINPLHHLLVVGTQDGKIEAWDPRTKNRVGVLDCALHYVFQNDRLNAVPSITALKFQGGLTLGVGTSNGKVLLYDVRSSKPFLSKDHGYGLPIKNIEFHEKIDVIYSMDSSIIKIWEKENGKLYTSIEAENYFNDLCVIPNSGMVLIANENTKIQTYYIPSLGPAPYWCSFLDNLTEELEELNYDIIYDDYKFITEKELDELGLSHLKGTNLLRAYMHGYFIDIRLYRKARNVIKPFEFEEYKKKKIRQKILETCGSRIQVQQLPSVNKELALKLMENEMNKNFKKKKRITSNILKDERFKALFNNPDFQVDKNSEEYALLNPVISQLEKSKTKKMKATVEQQEQLKSEDYLYNIENEDRNSSSDESFIHEDSSDDEKTWVKDIRKQYRLIKRNRQKEEENNEKSNNNMKILNNQPNLYEIKEDVEFKEAKPVASKRNKFTLGKRLQNEQMHNLNVSGSRGSRKMTFIIGKRKRDTNSKQTVKKLRKEYKDLLRPAGNIHKIKH; encoded by the exons ATGCAAGCTTCTTGTCCGAATAATGTGAAAATTTATAACTTGAGTGTGGGCAAATCTCTACCCGAG TGGTTgtccgagagaaaaaaacgaaatctaataaagaaaaatgttg acaTAAGACGTCGTATAGAACTTATACAAGACTTTGATATGCCTGAAGTTAGTACATCCATTAAGCTTTCAAAGGATGGACAGTATATTTTAGCAACTGGAATTTATAAGCCACGTGTCAAGTGCTTTGATGTTAACAATTTATCATTAAAGTTTGAAAGATGTTTTGACTCTGAGGTAATCACGTTTGAAGTACTATCAAATGATTATAGCAag attGTATTTTTACAATGTGATAggaacattgaatttcatgCTGCTCATGGCAAATATCATAGACTCAGAATACCTCGATTTGGTAGAGATTTAAAGTACCATTATCCATCTTGTGATCTTTTTGTTGTAGGTGTTAG TAATGAAATCTACAGAATAAATTTAGAAAGAGGACAATTTTTACAATCGTTTGAATCGGAGGCATCTGCATTAAATAAGTGTGAAATAAATCCATTGCATCACTTACTTGTAGTTGGTACACAGGATGGAAAAATAGAAGCATGGGATCCACGAACAAAAAATAGAGTGGGTGTATTGGATTGTGCATTGCATTATGTATTTCAGAATGATag attgAATGCAGTTCCTTCCATTACTGCTCTGAAATTTCAAGGTGGCTTAACCTTAGGTGTAGGTACATCTAATGGAAAAGTCTTATTATATGATGTTAGGTCATCTAAGCCATTTTTATCCAAAGATCATGGATATGGTTtacctattaaaaatattgaattccATGAAAAGATAGATGTTATTTATTCTATGGATAGTTCTATTATAAAGAtatgggaaaaagaaaat ggaaaattatatacatccATAGAAGCGGAAAactattttaatgatttatgtGTCATACCAAATAGTGGAATGGTTTTAATAGCAAATGAAAATACTAAAATTCAAACATACTATATTCCTAGTCTTGGGCCAGCACCTTATTGGTGTAGTTTTCTAGACAATCTTACAGAAGAATtagaagaattaaattatgatattatttatgatgatTATAAGTTTATTACTGAAAAAGAATTAGATGAATTAGGGCTTTCTCATTTAAAAGGCACTAATTTACTTCGAGCCTATATGCATGGTTACTTTATAGATATCCGTTTGTACAGAAAAGCTAGAAATGTAATAAAACCGTTCGAATTtgaagaatataagaaaaagaagatacgtCAAAAGATACTAGAGACATGTGGTAGTAGAATAcaa GTTCAACAATTGCCTAGTGTCAACAAAGAGCTGGCTTTAAAATTAATGgagaatgaaatgaataaaaattttaaaaagaagaagagaattacatctaatattttaaaagatgaACGTTTCAAagcattatttaataatccaGATTTTCAAGttgataaaaattctgaaGAATATGCATTATTAAATCCTGTTATCTCACAACTTgagaaaagcaaaacaaaaaaaatgaaagctaCAGTAGAACAGCAAGAGCAATTGAAAAGCGAAGATTATTTGTATAACATTGAAAATGaag ATAGAAATTCTAGTTCAGATGAGAGCTTCATACACGAAGATAGTTCAGATGATGAAAAAACATGGGTGAAAGATATACGGAAgcaatatcgattaataaaaagaaatcgacaaaaagaagaagaaaacaatgaaaagtcaaataacaatatgaaaatACTAAATAATCAACCAAATCTTTATGAAATTAAGGAAGATGTAGAATTTAAAGAAGCAAAACCTGTTGCGAGTAAACgaaataa ATTCACTTTAGGAAAAAGATTACAAAACGAACAAATGCATAATTTAAATGTATCTGGATCACGTGGTAGTAGAAAAATGACATTTATTATTGGAAAA aGAAAACGAGATACGAATTCAAAACAAACAGTAAAAAAACtcagaaaagaatataaggaTCTTCTACGACCAGCTGGAAATATTcacaaaataaaacattaa
- the LOC124427312 gene encoding uncharacterized protein LOC124427312 isoform X2: MVMTDSNNESKNGKDLPHQNHEETIHTSTPSILSELQIHSTEVGEIAEMPNYEHLSTSAVLHYCKHKILRPYLRLLGVMGLRPTSSDEIDHFSRYCILANFHTFQVAVFMCIGYILQYMACFRRDRGFCYKLLPLELQIVPNVSKEPMHESVCFGNVIFSHIIPSLLHLIAYLYTVYLFRIKEHEQLQNLMERAFLLSSNPIHRGNQKRLVRILWFFIALSVVWMIIALITVNIMMAQGVIFFQWLEHSPYQVKILLKILLIICTLWHDMVQGTIITSYCLQGQLLIAHLYFLRGKLLQHTLPPIDWMKEISEFKKLLKYFNNDLGPAVSIYTVINLSWATAGTIWLLQYNDDETENNSVTCISIINVVLWILISIVPFIQAARLTTACSMIQSIGHEVRIRPFVYESTPGEDLDTILLYTSSLKMCARLFRIPVTGRYLCLLLTVASITILTLGQCQIL, encoded by the exons ATGGTAATG acaGATTCCAATAATGAAtcaaaaaatggaaaagactTGCCTCATCAAAATCATGAAGAAACAATACATACATCTACACCTTCTATTTTATCAGAATTGCAGATACATAGTACTGAA gTAGGAGAAATTGCAGAAATGCCAAATTATGAACACTTGAGTACATCAGCGGTTTTACATTATTGTAAGCATAAGATATTAAGGCCTTATCTAAGATTATTAGGTGTTATGGGATTAAGGCCAACAAGCAGTGATGAAATTGATCACTTTTCACGTTATTGTATTTTAGCTAATTTTCATACTTTTCAAGTCGCTGTATTTATGTGCATcggatatattttacaatatatggCATGCTTCAG GAGAGATAGAGGATTTTGTTATAAACTATTACCACTGGAATTACAAATTGTACCAAATGTTAGTAAAGAACCTATGCATGAATCAGTTTGCTTTGGAAATGTTATATTCAGTCATATAATTCCTAGTTTACTTCATTTAATTGCATACTTATACACTGTATATCTATTTCGTATTAAAGAACACGAGCAATTACAAAATCTAATGGAACGGGCGTTTCTCTTATCTTCTAATCCAATTCATAGAGGAAATCAAAAAAGACTCGTACGAATATTGTGGTTTTTCATAGCTTTAAGTGTAGTATGGatgataatagcattaattacAGTAAACATAATGATGGCACAAggagttattttttttcaatggctGGAACATAG tcCATATCAAGTTaagattcttttaaaaatacttttaattatatgCACACTATGGCATGACATGGTGCAAGGAACAATCATAACAAGTTATTGTCTGCAAGGTCAGCTTTTAATTGcacatctttattttcttagaGGAAAGTTACTTCAACATACACTACCTCCAATAGATTGGATGAAg GAAATaagtgaatttaaaaaattgttgaaatattttaacaatgatTTGGGACCTGCTGTTTCCATTTATACGGTTATAAATCTATCATGGGCAACTGCTGGAACTATTTGGCTGTTGCAATACAATGATGATGaaacagaaaataattcaGTCACATGCattagtataataaatgtaGTATTATGGATATTGATATCGATAGTTCCATTTATCCAg GCAGCTAGATTAACTACTGCTTGTTCTATGATACAAAGTATTGGTCATGAAGTACGTATCCGACCATTTGTTTATGAAAGTACACCAGGAGAAGATTTGGACactatacttttatatacctCCTCATTAAAAATGTGCGCTAGATTGTTTAGAATACCAGTGACAGGTAGGTATTTGTGCCTGCTTTTAACTGTTGCTAGTATTACTATACTTACATTAGGTCAATGTCAAAtcttataa
- the LOC124427312 gene encoding uncharacterized protein LOC124427312 isoform X1, whose protein sequence is MAMKKIYIVDKTDSNNESKNGKDLPHQNHEETIHTSTPSILSELQIHSTEVGEIAEMPNYEHLSTSAVLHYCKHKILRPYLRLLGVMGLRPTSSDEIDHFSRYCILANFHTFQVAVFMCIGYILQYMACFRRDRGFCYKLLPLELQIVPNVSKEPMHESVCFGNVIFSHIIPSLLHLIAYLYTVYLFRIKEHEQLQNLMERAFLLSSNPIHRGNQKRLVRILWFFIALSVVWMIIALITVNIMMAQGVIFFQWLEHSPYQVKILLKILLIICTLWHDMVQGTIITSYCLQGQLLIAHLYFLRGKLLQHTLPPIDWMKEISEFKKLLKYFNNDLGPAVSIYTVINLSWATAGTIWLLQYNDDETENNSVTCISIINVVLWILISIVPFIQAARLTTACSMIQSIGHEVRIRPFVYESTPGEDLDTILLYTSSLKMCARLFRIPVTGRYLCLLLTVASITILTLGQCQIL, encoded by the exons ATggctatgaaaaaaatatatattgtcgaTAAG acaGATTCCAATAATGAAtcaaaaaatggaaaagactTGCCTCATCAAAATCATGAAGAAACAATACATACATCTACACCTTCTATTTTATCAGAATTGCAGATACATAGTACTGAA gTAGGAGAAATTGCAGAAATGCCAAATTATGAACACTTGAGTACATCAGCGGTTTTACATTATTGTAAGCATAAGATATTAAGGCCTTATCTAAGATTATTAGGTGTTATGGGATTAAGGCCAACAAGCAGTGATGAAATTGATCACTTTTCACGTTATTGTATTTTAGCTAATTTTCATACTTTTCAAGTCGCTGTATTTATGTGCATcggatatattttacaatatatggCATGCTTCAG GAGAGATAGAGGATTTTGTTATAAACTATTACCACTGGAATTACAAATTGTACCAAATGTTAGTAAAGAACCTATGCATGAATCAGTTTGCTTTGGAAATGTTATATTCAGTCATATAATTCCTAGTTTACTTCATTTAATTGCATACTTATACACTGTATATCTATTTCGTATTAAAGAACACGAGCAATTACAAAATCTAATGGAACGGGCGTTTCTCTTATCTTCTAATCCAATTCATAGAGGAAATCAAAAAAGACTCGTACGAATATTGTGGTTTTTCATAGCTTTAAGTGTAGTATGGatgataatagcattaattacAGTAAACATAATGATGGCACAAggagttattttttttcaatggctGGAACATAG tcCATATCAAGTTaagattcttttaaaaatacttttaattatatgCACACTATGGCATGACATGGTGCAAGGAACAATCATAACAAGTTATTGTCTGCAAGGTCAGCTTTTAATTGcacatctttattttcttagaGGAAAGTTACTTCAACATACACTACCTCCAATAGATTGGATGAAg GAAATaagtgaatttaaaaaattgttgaaatattttaacaatgatTTGGGACCTGCTGTTTCCATTTATACGGTTATAAATCTATCATGGGCAACTGCTGGAACTATTTGGCTGTTGCAATACAATGATGATGaaacagaaaataattcaGTCACATGCattagtataataaatgtaGTATTATGGATATTGATATCGATAGTTCCATTTATCCAg GCAGCTAGATTAACTACTGCTTGTTCTATGATACAAAGTATTGGTCATGAAGTACGTATCCGACCATTTGTTTATGAAAGTACACCAGGAGAAGATTTGGACactatacttttatatacctCCTCATTAAAAATGTGCGCTAGATTGTTTAGAATACCAGTGACAGGTAGGTATTTGTGCCTGCTTTTAACTGTTGCTAGTATTACTATACTTACATTAGGTCAATGTCAAAtcttataa
- the LOC124427312 gene encoding uncharacterized protein LOC124427312 isoform X4, with the protein MAMKKIYIVDKTDSNNESKNGKDLPHQNHEETIHTSTPSILSELQIHSTEVGEIAEMPNYEHLSTSAVLHYCKHKILRPYLRLLGVMGLRPTSSDEIDHFSRYCILANFHTFQVAVFMCIGYILQYMACFRRDRGFCYKLLPLELQIVPNVSKEPMHESVCFGNVIFSHIIPSLLHLIAYLYTVYLFRIKEHEQLQNLMERAFLLSSNPIHRGNQKRLVRILWFFIALSVVWMIIALITVNIMMAQGVIFFQWLEHRGKLLQHTLPPIDWMKEISEFKKLLKYFNNDLGPAVSIYTVINLSWATAGTIWLLQYNDDETENNSVTCISIINVVLWILISIVPFIQAARLTTACSMIQSIGHEVRIRPFVYESTPGEDLDTILLYTSSLKMCARLFRIPVTGRYLCLLLTVASITILTLGQCQIL; encoded by the exons ATggctatgaaaaaaatatatattgtcgaTAAG acaGATTCCAATAATGAAtcaaaaaatggaaaagactTGCCTCATCAAAATCATGAAGAAACAATACATACATCTACACCTTCTATTTTATCAGAATTGCAGATACATAGTACTGAA gTAGGAGAAATTGCAGAAATGCCAAATTATGAACACTTGAGTACATCAGCGGTTTTACATTATTGTAAGCATAAGATATTAAGGCCTTATCTAAGATTATTAGGTGTTATGGGATTAAGGCCAACAAGCAGTGATGAAATTGATCACTTTTCACGTTATTGTATTTTAGCTAATTTTCATACTTTTCAAGTCGCTGTATTTATGTGCATcggatatattttacaatatatggCATGCTTCAG GAGAGATAGAGGATTTTGTTATAAACTATTACCACTGGAATTACAAATTGTACCAAATGTTAGTAAAGAACCTATGCATGAATCAGTTTGCTTTGGAAATGTTATATTCAGTCATATAATTCCTAGTTTACTTCATTTAATTGCATACTTATACACTGTATATCTATTTCGTATTAAAGAACACGAGCAATTACAAAATCTAATGGAACGGGCGTTTCTCTTATCTTCTAATCCAATTCATAGAGGAAATCAAAAAAGACTCGTACGAATATTGTGGTTTTTCATAGCTTTAAGTGTAGTATGGatgataatagcattaattacAGTAAACATAATGATGGCACAAggagttattttttttcaatggctGGAACATAG aGGAAAGTTACTTCAACATACACTACCTCCAATAGATTGGATGAAg GAAATaagtgaatttaaaaaattgttgaaatattttaacaatgatTTGGGACCTGCTGTTTCCATTTATACGGTTATAAATCTATCATGGGCAACTGCTGGAACTATTTGGCTGTTGCAATACAATGATGATGaaacagaaaataattcaGTCACATGCattagtataataaatgtaGTATTATGGATATTGATATCGATAGTTCCATTTATCCAg GCAGCTAGATTAACTACTGCTTGTTCTATGATACAAAGTATTGGTCATGAAGTACGTATCCGACCATTTGTTTATGAAAGTACACCAGGAGAAGATTTGGACactatacttttatatacctCCTCATTAAAAATGTGCGCTAGATTGTTTAGAATACCAGTGACAGGTAGGTATTTGTGCCTGCTTTTAACTGTTGCTAGTATTACTATACTTACATTAGGTCAATGTCAAAtcttataa
- the LOC124427312 gene encoding uncharacterized protein LOC124427312 isoform X3: MAMKKIYIVDKTDSNNESKNGKDLPHQNHEETIHTSTPSILSELQIHSTEVGEIAEMPNYEHLSTSAVLHYSNFHTFQVAVFMCIGYILQYMACFRRDRGFCYKLLPLELQIVPNVSKEPMHESVCFGNVIFSHIIPSLLHLIAYLYTVYLFRIKEHEQLQNLMERAFLLSSNPIHRGNQKRLVRILWFFIALSVVWMIIALITVNIMMAQGVIFFQWLEHSPYQVKILLKILLIICTLWHDMVQGTIITSYCLQGQLLIAHLYFLRGKLLQHTLPPIDWMKEISEFKKLLKYFNNDLGPAVSIYTVINLSWATAGTIWLLQYNDDETENNSVTCISIINVVLWILISIVPFIQAARLTTACSMIQSIGHEVRIRPFVYESTPGEDLDTILLYTSSLKMCARLFRIPVTGRYLCLLLTVASITILTLGQCQIL, translated from the exons ATggctatgaaaaaaatatatattgtcgaTAAG acaGATTCCAATAATGAAtcaaaaaatggaaaagactTGCCTCATCAAAATCATGAAGAAACAATACATACATCTACACCTTCTATTTTATCAGAATTGCAGATACATAGTACTGAA gTAGGAGAAATTGCAGAAATGCCAAATTATGAACACTTGAGTACATCAGCGGTTTTACATTATT CTAATTTTCATACTTTTCAAGTCGCTGTATTTATGTGCATcggatatattttacaatatatggCATGCTTCAG GAGAGATAGAGGATTTTGTTATAAACTATTACCACTGGAATTACAAATTGTACCAAATGTTAGTAAAGAACCTATGCATGAATCAGTTTGCTTTGGAAATGTTATATTCAGTCATATAATTCCTAGTTTACTTCATTTAATTGCATACTTATACACTGTATATCTATTTCGTATTAAAGAACACGAGCAATTACAAAATCTAATGGAACGGGCGTTTCTCTTATCTTCTAATCCAATTCATAGAGGAAATCAAAAAAGACTCGTACGAATATTGTGGTTTTTCATAGCTTTAAGTGTAGTATGGatgataatagcattaattacAGTAAACATAATGATGGCACAAggagttattttttttcaatggctGGAACATAG tcCATATCAAGTTaagattcttttaaaaatacttttaattatatgCACACTATGGCATGACATGGTGCAAGGAACAATCATAACAAGTTATTGTCTGCAAGGTCAGCTTTTAATTGcacatctttattttcttagaGGAAAGTTACTTCAACATACACTACCTCCAATAGATTGGATGAAg GAAATaagtgaatttaaaaaattgttgaaatattttaacaatgatTTGGGACCTGCTGTTTCCATTTATACGGTTATAAATCTATCATGGGCAACTGCTGGAACTATTTGGCTGTTGCAATACAATGATGATGaaacagaaaataattcaGTCACATGCattagtataataaatgtaGTATTATGGATATTGATATCGATAGTTCCATTTATCCAg GCAGCTAGATTAACTACTGCTTGTTCTATGATACAAAGTATTGGTCATGAAGTACGTATCCGACCATTTGTTTATGAAAGTACACCAGGAGAAGATTTGGACactatacttttatatacctCCTCATTAAAAATGTGCGCTAGATTGTTTAGAATACCAGTGACAGGTAGGTATTTGTGCCTGCTTTTAACTGTTGCTAGTATTACTATACTTACATTAGGTCAATGTCAAAtcttataa
- the LOC124427312 gene encoding uncharacterized protein LOC124427312 isoform X5, whose translation MPNYEHLSTSAVLHYCKHKILRPYLRLLGVMGLRPTSSDEIDHFSRYCILANFHTFQVAVFMCIGYILQYMACFRRDRGFCYKLLPLELQIVPNVSKEPMHESVCFGNVIFSHIIPSLLHLIAYLYTVYLFRIKEHEQLQNLMERAFLLSSNPIHRGNQKRLVRILWFFIALSVVWMIIALITVNIMMAQGVIFFQWLEHSPYQVKILLKILLIICTLWHDMVQGTIITSYCLQGQLLIAHLYFLRGKLLQHTLPPIDWMKEISEFKKLLKYFNNDLGPAVSIYTVINLSWATAGTIWLLQYNDDETENNSVTCISIINVVLWILISIVPFIQAARLTTACSMIQSIGHEVRIRPFVYESTPGEDLDTILLYTSSLKMCARLFRIPVTGRYLCLLLTVASITILTLGQCQIL comes from the exons ATGCCAAATTATGAACACTTGAGTACATCAGCGGTTTTACATTATTGTAAGCATAAGATATTAAGGCCTTATCTAAGATTATTAGGTGTTATGGGATTAAGGCCAACAAGCAGTGATGAAATTGATCACTTTTCACGTTATTGTATTTTAGCTAATTTTCATACTTTTCAAGTCGCTGTATTTATGTGCATcggatatattttacaatatatggCATGCTTCAG GAGAGATAGAGGATTTTGTTATAAACTATTACCACTGGAATTACAAATTGTACCAAATGTTAGTAAAGAACCTATGCATGAATCAGTTTGCTTTGGAAATGTTATATTCAGTCATATAATTCCTAGTTTACTTCATTTAATTGCATACTTATACACTGTATATCTATTTCGTATTAAAGAACACGAGCAATTACAAAATCTAATGGAACGGGCGTTTCTCTTATCTTCTAATCCAATTCATAGAGGAAATCAAAAAAGACTCGTACGAATATTGTGGTTTTTCATAGCTTTAAGTGTAGTATGGatgataatagcattaattacAGTAAACATAATGATGGCACAAggagttattttttttcaatggctGGAACATAG tcCATATCAAGTTaagattcttttaaaaatacttttaattatatgCACACTATGGCATGACATGGTGCAAGGAACAATCATAACAAGTTATTGTCTGCAAGGTCAGCTTTTAATTGcacatctttattttcttagaGGAAAGTTACTTCAACATACACTACCTCCAATAGATTGGATGAAg GAAATaagtgaatttaaaaaattgttgaaatattttaacaatgatTTGGGACCTGCTGTTTCCATTTATACGGTTATAAATCTATCATGGGCAACTGCTGGAACTATTTGGCTGTTGCAATACAATGATGATGaaacagaaaataattcaGTCACATGCattagtataataaatgtaGTATTATGGATATTGATATCGATAGTTCCATTTATCCAg GCAGCTAGATTAACTACTGCTTGTTCTATGATACAAAGTATTGGTCATGAAGTACGTATCCGACCATTTGTTTATGAAAGTACACCAGGAGAAGATTTGGACactatacttttatatacctCCTCATTAAAAATGTGCGCTAGATTGTTTAGAATACCAGTGACAGGTAGGTATTTGTGCCTGCTTTTAACTGTTGCTAGTATTACTATACTTACATTAGGTCAATGTCAAAtcttataa